One window of Bacillus sp. THAF10 genomic DNA carries:
- a CDS encoding 1-acyl-sn-glycerol-3-phosphate acyltransferase — translation MTFYSFAKFIVSTILKPLYRIKVEGLENVPKDGAVLLCANHIDNLDPPVVGITSPRTVHFMAKEEVFRVPILKTILPKLHAFPVKRGMSDREALRNALKVLKEGHVLGLFPEGTRSKNGELGKGLAGAGFFALRSDAVVVPCAIIGPYKRFQPLRVVYGKPLNFDEHRQNKISAEEATIIVMNAIRELIEKNK, via the coding sequence ATGACTTTTTACTCATTTGCCAAGTTTATTGTTTCTACTATTTTAAAGCCCTTATATAGAATAAAGGTGGAGGGCTTAGAAAACGTTCCAAAGGATGGAGCCGTTTTGTTATGTGCCAATCATATTGATAATCTAGATCCACCGGTTGTAGGGATTACTTCACCAAGAACGGTTCATTTCATGGCAAAAGAAGAAGTGTTTCGTGTGCCTATTCTTAAAACAATTCTCCCAAAATTACACGCTTTTCCTGTTAAAAGAGGCATGAGCGATAGAGAGGCCTTAAGAAATGCGCTTAAAGTATTAAAAGAAGGCCATGTTTTAGGACTTTTTCCCGAAGGTACGAGAAGTAAAAATGGAGAACTAGGAAAAGGTCTTGCTGGTGCTGGCTTTTTTGCACTTCGATCGGATGCAGTTGTGGTTCCTTGTGCGATTATTGGCCCCTACAAAAGGTTTCAACCGCTAAGGGTTGTTTACGGAAAGCCATTAAACTTTGATGAGCATCGCCAGAATAAGATTTCGGCTGAGGAAGCAACC
- the cmk gene encoding (d)CMP kinase: MKQFSIAIDGPAAAGKSTVAKIVAGKLGYLYIDTGAMYRAITFEAMKHGVNLEDEVNLYALLKKTEIDLRQADNQNQYVYINDEDVTEQIRKNDVTNNVSIVAKHKTVREEMVARQRVFAERGGVVMDGRDIGTHVLPDAEVKVFLLASVDERAQRRHAENISKGYDSDLEVLKEEIARRDKLDSEREIAPLQKAEDAVELDTTSLSINEVVENIMGLVMEKERNR; this comes from the coding sequence ATGAAACAATTTTCAATTGCAATTGATGGTCCTGCTGCTGCAGGAAAAAGTACCGTTGCCAAGATTGTGGCAGGAAAACTAGGCTATTTGTACATCGACACAGGGGCAATGTACAGAGCTATAACATTTGAAGCAATGAAGCATGGAGTTAATTTAGAAGATGAAGTGAATCTTTATGCCTTATTGAAAAAAACGGAGATAGATTTGCGTCAGGCCGATAACCAAAACCAATATGTTTACATAAACGATGAGGATGTAACCGAGCAAATCCGTAAAAATGATGTGACCAATAACGTTTCTATTGTGGCAAAACATAAAACGGTTCGTGAGGAAATGGTAGCACGACAACGAGTATTCGCCGAAAGAGGCGGTGTTGTAATGGATGGTAGGGATATTGGAACACATGTACTTCCTGATGCAGAGGTAAAGGTATTCTTATTAGCTTCTGTTGATGAAAGAGCACAAAGAAGACATGCAGAAAATATTTCAAAAGGGTACGACTCTGATTTGGAAGTTCTTAAAGAGGAAATTGCCCGCAGAGATAAGCTTGATTCTGAACGAGAAATCGCTCCCTTACAAAAGGCGGAAGATGCTGTTGAATTGGATACAACCTCATTATCTATTAATGAAGTTGTCGAAAATATTATGGGGCTTGTAATGGAAAAGGAAAGGAATAGGTAA
- a CDS encoding DUF5359 family protein — translation MKRLERIIIKLIMIQIGCLLIAQAILLYTDAAPFISKVPQYEGVGGMKLEEHIETFDQQ, via the coding sequence TTGAAAAGGCTAGAAAGAATCATTATTAAACTTATCATGATCCAGATTGGTTGTCTTCTAATCGCTCAAGCTATACTTCTATATACTGACGCTGCGCCATTTATTAGCAAGGTTCCTCAGTATGAAGGAGTTGGAGGAATGAAGCTTGAGGAGCATATAGAAACATTCGACCAACAATAA
- a CDS encoding flagellar brake protein: MLKPGVVLTLQVRNDDKVEKYRCKVQEVGDREFFVDYPSHYKNGKTTYILNGTQLFISYVSDDGVAYTFESEVLGRAIQTIPMVQLSFPGYEQVTKVQRRQYVRVEGTLDVAVHPLNTQFLPFVSITHDISAGGAAVILPKGCTLPVREHILTTFVLHSSNGELHYLKLKSKVIRLVELDTNRVRASLQFDPINEHEKQIILRYCFEQQRLLKKTLVT, encoded by the coding sequence TTGTTAAAACCAGGGGTCGTACTAACACTTCAAGTACGAAATGACGATAAAGTGGAGAAATATAGATGTAAAGTACAAGAAGTAGGTGACCGTGAGTTTTTTGTAGACTATCCTTCCCATTATAAAAATGGAAAAACCACATACATATTAAACGGTACACAGCTTTTTATTTCCTATGTATCTGACGATGGAGTCGCTTATACATTTGAAAGTGAGGTGCTTGGAAGAGCGATTCAAACCATTCCAATGGTGCAGTTGTCTTTTCCAGGCTATGAGCAGGTTACTAAAGTCCAAAGAAGGCAATATGTTCGAGTCGAAGGAACGCTAGATGTCGCGGTACATCCATTGAATACCCAATTTTTACCTTTTGTCTCTATTACTCATGATATTAGTGCAGGCGGTGCAGCGGTTATTCTTCCAAAGGGGTGTACGCTACCAGTAAGAGAGCACATCCTTACTACTTTTGTTCTTCATTCAAGTAATGGAGAGCTACATTATCTCAAGCTTAAAAGTAAGGTAATCAGACTAGTCGAATTAGATACAAACAGGGTCCGCGCCTCGCTGCAATTTGATCCAATTAATGAGCATGAAAAGCAAATAATTTTGAGATATTGTTTCGAGCAGCAACGATTACTAAAAAAAACCTTAGTTACCTAG